ATGATATCCGATTCCTCTAGAACGTGGTCTTCGTTGCGACCATCGTGAAATGTTCAAGCACAGGACCGAGTGACAACGCGGGGAGAAAGGTCAACGCACCCACTAGAACCACCGTCGCGACAAGCAGGACAGCAAACGTCGGACCCGAGACAGGGAAGCTGCCTTTGCCAGTGGGAGAGAGTCGCTTGCGTGCCATGTTGCCTGCCAGCGCGAGTATGGGAACGATCATCGCGAACCGTCCCAGTAACATGGCGATGCCCAGGGTCGTGTTGTACCAGTTCGTGTTTGCGTTCAACCCGGCAAACGCGCTGCCGTTGTTGCCTGTTGCCGACGAGTAGGCATACAGGATTTCGGTGAGGCCGTGGGGCCCTTCGTTCGCCCGGCTTGAGACACCCCAATCGCTGACGCTGGCCCACGCCGAGAAGCCGAGTATTGAGAAGGTCAAAATGAGAATGGCCAGAGCCGCGGCCTTCACGTCGAACGCATCGATTTTCTTACCCAAGTATTCCGGCGTGCGACCGATCATCAGTCCCGCAAGAAATACGGTCAGTATGACGAAGACCAGCATCCCATACAGACCTGCCCCGACACCGCCAAACACGACCTCGCCGAGTTGGATGTTGAGCAGGGGCGCCAAGCCGCCAAGTGGCGTGAACGAATCGTGCATCGAATTCACCGCGCCACACGACGCTGCTGTCGTGATCGTCGCGAACAACGCCGAATTGAACACGCCAAACCGGACTTCCTTGCCTTCCATGTTGCCGGGTGTAGCCTCCACGCCAAGTGCGTGCAGGCGCGGGTTTCCGTGGGCTTCCGCGGCCCAGCAGGCCAGCGCGCCCGCAATGAACAACGCGGCCATTGCGCTCCAGACGGCCCACCCGTGGCGCTGATCCTTGGTTGCGCAACCCAGGTAGTACGTTAATCCGCTCGGGATGAGGAAGATCGAAATCATCTGCACGAAGTTCGAGAGCGGCGTTGAATTCTCGAATGGATGAGCGGCATTGGCATTGAAGAAACCGCCGCCGTTGGTTCCGAGCATCTTGATCGCCACTTGCGATGCAACCGGCCCTTGCGCAATCGTCTGCGTCGTCTCTCCCTCGATGGTAGACGCAGTTGTATACCCGCCAAAGTTTTGAAGAGTGCCCTGGCTCACAAGAAACAACGCAAACACGAAACTGAGCGGCAAAAGCAGATGCAGATTGATGCGCACGAGATCGACCCAGAAGTTCCCCACGGTGCTTGTTTCGCGCCGCGCAATTCCGCGTACCAGCGCCGCCGCAATGGCAATACCCACCGCAGCCGACGCGAAATTGTGAAACGTCAGCGCTACCATCTGCGAGAGATACGACATCGTGGTCTCGCCCGCGTAGGCCTGCCAGTTCGTGTTGGTCGTGAAGCTCACCGCCGTGTTGAAAGCCAGCGCAGACGGAACGGCGGGGAGTTTCTGTGGGTTCAAGGGAAGTAGGTGCTGCAATCGCAGAATCGCGTAAGTGAATAGTAGCGACACCGCGCTGAATGCGAGCATCGAGAACGCATAGCGCTGCCACGTCTGCTCGTCCGAGCGCTTGACGTTCATGAGTCGCAGCAAGCCTCGCTCGACCGGATCGACGAGTCGGCTGACGGGCGTGCGCCGTTCGGGATCGAGCACGTGAACGAGATAGAGTCCAACCGGTTTCGTGAGTGCCAGCAGCACTCCAAGAAACAGGGCAAATTGTATCCAGCCATAGATGTCCATAACGGAGAGCAATCCTTAGAATTTCTCTGGTCGAACGAGTACCGCGGCCAAGTACGCGGTGATTGCCAGGCAAACGAGACCAACCACGACATCGAACATGTCTATAGCCTTTCGCAAAGCCGGACATAACCGGCGCACAACACGAAGAACACAGCGACAACTCCGACAACAACCAGGTCCTGCATTACGAGGTCTCCATCGATTCGGGCGCGTCGGCGCGCCGCAAGGTGAATGTGAACACGCTGCCGGCCCCGTCTCCGCTGCTAGCAGTCACCGTGCCGCCATGCGCCACTACGATTTCCTTGACGATCGCCAAACCGAGGCCCACGCCCGATGATTTGTCTTGCCCCGGTACGCGGAAGAACGGATCGAAGATGCGGCTTCGGTACTCTTCGGGAATTCCGCAGCCCGTGTCCGAAATAGAGAACGTGACGAATTCCGCATCGCAACGAGCAGCAATGGTTACGGCGCCTCCGGGCATCGTGTACTTCAGCGCGTTAGTGATCAGGTTGTCGAAAACGTGCGCGATACGGGTTGCGTCGGCCAGTGCCTCGGGAAGGTCCACCGCCACATTCGCGACGAGCGAAATGCCACGATCTTTGGCCGGCCCCGCGTGGCGTTCGATGGCGTTGAACGCCAATTCCGACGGAGCGATCGGGCGCAAGTCAAGCAAGGCCCTGCCCGATTCGATACGGCTGATATCGAGCAAGTCTTCGAGGATTGCCGACAACCGGCTGCCCTCGTCGCGCGCTGCCAACAGGAGGTCGGTCTGCTTTGGATTCAGGGGGCCTACCTTCTCCTCCAACAGCAAGTGCACGGCCATGCGTATCGCGGTGAGCGGTGTCCTTAGTTGGTGGGATACCGTTGAAATGACTCCGCGTTTCAGTTCCACCTGCTGACGCAACTGCGTGACGTCTTCCAGGACCATAATGACGCCGTTCACGCCTTCGTCGTGCTCGATCATCGGCACACCCTTGGGACGGTAGAAACGTTCCTCGCCGTTGACGAAGAACTGATGACCGCTGTCTTTGGCCGAACCTTGCACGGCGCGGCCCTCGCGCAGGACCTCATGAAATGTGTCTGCAATCCACGGATACATGCACTGTGAAATCAGCGTATGTGGCGTGAGTCCAAACGTGTGCTGCGCGCTGGGCGTCGCAATTTCCACTTCGCCGGCCTCGTTGACGACTGCAATGGCTTCGGGCAGGCAACTGAAGGCTTCCTGTGTCGCGCGCTGAACCCGAATGTACTGAAGCCGTTCGCTGCGCCGGAATTCGCGCAGCTTCGACGCCATCTCGTTAAACGCGGCCGTAAGCTGACCAAGTTCGTCGTTGGACACAGTGGGCACGACCACCTCGAGCGTGCCGTGTTGGATGTCGCGCACGGAATCGGTGAGGAGTTGGATTGGGCGCAGCACCCAGCGCCGCACAAGCACGATGCTCACGACGGCAATCAGAAATCCGGCGAGCAAGTACATATACATCTGATGGCGCGCCGCCGCCGCGCGTAAACCGGCCGCGCGATTCGCCGACGCCATGTTCTCCTGGTTGAGCGTCAGGATCGTATCGGCCAGCGACTTGATCTGTTGGAAGAGCGGCAGGATTTCGTCAAAGTAGGTCAAGCGCCGCTGGTCCATGCTCAGGTTCCCATTGCGAACCGTCTCTATCTTCTGGACGTATTCGGCAAAGTACTTTTGAATTTGTGCGGCCTTCTCGCCTTCTCCGGGCAACGTAACATTCGAAATCTCGGTTTGAAGCGCCTTCTCAAACACGATCCGATTGGCGTCGATGAGCGCGTTGCCCTCGTCCTCGTCGCCAAGCATCGTGAATAGCGCGCCGCTGTCCATCCGCTCCAGCGCTTCCTTCATGTCGCCGCACGCAATGACGCTTCGATAATTCTCTTTCATGATTACGTCGATTGCGCGCCCCAACACATGAAGTTGCGAAATGCTGACGCCGCCAATCACCACCGTGACGAGCAGCAATGCCCCGAACCCGATACCAAGTTTCTGTCGTAAACCAATCATGATGTGTACTTCCTTGCCTGAGAAGAAACAAGACTGGTGCCAAGGCGCGGGCGCGTCTAAGTCGTTGATGCAGAAAGGAAAGAAAGGCCGGGGTGTCTAGCGAATCATGCAGGCTGCAATGGCAATTTCACGCGGTATTGCAGAATGCAAGGCGGGGCAAGCCCGGATTTGCGCCAACGCGACTGAGCGCCGATGCAAATTGCGGACTACGTGATACCGTACTGTTTGCGACGGCGCCACAGCGTTGCTTGATCGATGCCCAGAATCTCCGCCGCCGCCTGAAGCGAACTCGTCGTGGCCAGCACCCGCCGGATGTGCTGTTCCTCCAGTTCTGCAAGCGAGATACGCTCGCCAATTCGGGGTTGGCTTTCGCGTGAAACCATGGAATCAGGCAGATGCTCAATACCCACCGAATCGCCAGTACACACGATGGTGGCGCGTTCGATGACGTTTCGGAGCTCTCGCAGATTGCCCGGCCACGGATACTCGGTCAAAACACGCTCGGCTTCGTCCGTAAACCCAAGGAAGCCCCGGTGTGTTGCCGTGCCGAAGAAGGCGAGTAATCGTTTGGCAATGGGGACGATGTCCGCCGTTCGTTCGCGCAGCGGTGGGATTTCCAACTGAAACACATTCAGCCGGTAGTATAGATCCTCGCGGAATCGCCCATCCGAGACCGCCAGCGCCAAATCGGTATTCGTTGCAGCAATGATGCGCACATCGGCCCGCCGTGTTCTGACGTCGCCGATGCTCTCATACTCCTTATCCTGAATAAATCGCAGTAGTTTTGGCTGCAACGGCAGCGGCAGTTCCCCGATTTCGTCAAGAAACAGGGTCCCTCCTTCACACGCCATCACTCTTCCGGGATTGTCGCGCACCGCACCGGTAAACGAACCGCGGACATGTCCGAATAACTCACTCTCAAGCAACTCCCCGGACAGCGACGGGCACGACACAACGCCGAAGGGCTTGCGTGCCCGGCGGCTCCAAGCATGAATGACTTTCGCAAGGACCGTCTTACCAGTCCCGCTTTCGCCCAGGATCAGGACAGAAGCCTCGCTCTGGGCTACCTGCCGCGCCAACTCGAGCGCGCGCTGCATAACAGGGCTGGTGCTGGTAAGGTCCACATCCGGGCTTGCGCCCGCAAGGTCGTGCTGAACTTGCTGCAGCCTTAATTCAAGAGAGCGCATTTCCGACATCTTACGCACGGCAATCAGGACTTGGGGCGGCGTAAAGGGCTTCGCAATGTAGTCGATTGCCCCCCGCCGCATGGCCTCCACCGCGGTTTCTATCGATGCATACGCCGTGATGACGACAATCTTCAGCCAAGGCGCGAGCGTCAGCAGCTCGGGAACAAGATCCAGTCCACTGGTTGTGCCCAGACGCACATCGACGAACGCCAACGCAAAACTCTGCCGTGTTACGGCCTGGATGGCCTCCGACGCGCTCCCCACCGATACGACGGAATGGCCCTCCGCCTCCAGGCACACGGCCAGCGTCTTTCGGATGTTGGCCTCGTCATCGACGATCAAAATTGAGAGTGCGGCGTTCTCGGTGTCCATGGGAATCATCTCCGGCGCATGCGGGCGCGCGGCGATACGCTCGCCTTCACCGGCCGCACGTCGGGAAAGGCGTCGCGGATCAACAGCAACTCAGGTTCGCCCGATTCGGGCAACACGACCGTCACCACGTCGAACCGGAAGTAGACGTCCTCCGGCTCGTTGTCACTCAGCCAGCGGTGGGCAGCACTACGAATGTGGCGCTGTTTCTTCGGAGTGATATTGGCTTCCGGCGCGGCGTACCCATCGTCACGGCGCGTCTTGACCTCCACGAATGCAATCGTGTCGTCTTCCCGCGCGATGATGTCGAGCTCGTAACGCCCTACTTCCACGTTTCGGCCCAGAATGATGAACCCTTCCTGTTTGAGAAGCCTGACAGCCAAATCTTCGCCCTGTGCGCCCAACGGCTTGGGTTTATGGCGTCGAAAGGGCCAGATCACACCGCCGCCGTTTGCTGGGCAGGGTAGAGGCGAATTTCGTCGAAGGCTCCGTGTTGATGGACGCGCATGCGCCCCATACGGCACAACTCAAGGATGGCCAGGAAGCAGCAGACGAGTTCCACACGGCTCTTGCATTCGCCTAGGAGGTCGGTCCACGCAATGCTTCCGTGAGTCGACATGAGTTCTTCGATACGTTCGATCTTCTGATCGACCGACGCGCCTTCCCCTTGAACCGTATGAAACAGGTCGTCGGAGAAATAGCGCAAGTATGCGCGAAACGCCGTCACCAAGTCGTAGAGGTTGACCTCCAACAGGTCTTCTTCCTCCTCTTCGGGCTGTTCAACGACCGGCTTCACGTTACGCGTATACCAATCGGCCCGTTGCTCTTCCAGCCACAGCAACCGCGCGGACACATCCCGGTACCGGCGGTATTCCAGCAGCTTTTCCACCAGCTCCAGCCGCGGATCGTCCTCCTCCATTTCCTCTTCTTCGCCGGTATCGGTGTCGGCGGGGAGCAACATGCGCGATTTGATCTGAATGAGTGTGGCCGCCATGACCAAGAAATCGCCCGTAACTTCCAGATTCTCCTCTTGCATGAGGTCGAGGAAGCGCAGGTATTGTTCCGTAATCTTCAGGATGGGAATATCGAAGATATCGATTTCCTGCGACTTAATCAGGTACAGCAACACTTCCAGCGGCCCCTCGAACTTCTCAAGGTGCAGCCGCAATACTTCGTCGGTAGCTTGATCGACAATGAAGTCGCCGTCGAGTCCCTCGACGGTTCCGGACGATTCCGCAGCAGTAGTCATAGGTATCCTGTTTGTTTGGATGCAGCCCAAGCAGATTGCAGCGCGTTCTCAAGTTTCAAGCTGCCATGAAGCGAACCCATTGCACCGGGGAAATCGCGACACGCCGCTGACGTGAGCCTGAAAAGCGGAATCACTCTAGCGGGATTGAGGAGGCACTCGCAACTACGGCGTAGGCGCCGGTTCGGAAACGGGCGGAGCAGGCACGCACATCAGCTTGAACTCCGCATCGATATAGTCATTCCCGAACGACGCCAGGGCCGTGATTTCTTGCACACCTGCCGCGGACGCAGTCCATTCCGCGGCTGCCTGCTCAAACGACTCGTTCGTGTAGCCCCGCAATCCGTTGAAGGCAAGAAACTGGCGTCCTGCCTCAACCAACTGCTCCACACATGGACGCGGTGTTATGCGTGCATACACGTTGCCCTTTTCCGGCAACGGCGCGGCGGTTGCCGGGTTTTTCAGCAGGCTTTCTGCCACGGTACGGCTCGAGCTCACCAGGACGTCGTCTCCGTACACGGCCACGGTCGGCTCGATAGATGGTCCGCCCAGCAACGGCAACCGGACGACATTCGTCGCGGAATCCACCCGTGGATACATGTCCCACGGCATGGTGCCCGGCGGCGGTGGAGGAATTGCCTTGAAGAGCTCCGGCAATGCCGCGACCTGTGCGTCCAGTGTTGCTGCCAACAGCGGTGCCGGCATCATCTCGTTGGAGTCGATCCCCACACAACTCAGGCGTATCCCTGGACCCATGGGACCGAAGAGAGCCGTTGCGAGCTGCGGCAGTCCCGGAGTCTCGCCGGGTTTTGTCTCTTCCCAGGTCTGCCACTTCGATGCATTAAAGAAGGGACTGTCGAAAGCGTGACCTGCCTCTATCCAGACCTCTTTGAGAGGTTTCCCGAAATCAAGCGATACTTGGACGATTCCCTCGGGTGGGGCCGTCAATGTGCGAGGCGACACGCCCTGAACCAAGTTCGCGAAGCGCTCGCGCGCGGCTGCATTGAAAATCCCGCGGAACTTTGTATGGGCGCTCGACTCGTCGATGCGCATCGCAAAGGCCAACGATTGAAACGTCGAGCCCAAGGGATCATCCGGATGCAGCAGTACGACACCGCGCAGGTCTTCCGTGCCCGATCGGGTCAAGTCCGACAAGGTCGATTCGTCGATAGCGGCTTCCTTGGTCAGCGTCAGCGCGCGTATCAGCTCATCTCGAGACGGACTGAAGAGCAGAATCCGGCCTCGTACGGCATAGTACATGCCCGATTGGGTCATCTTGCGTAAGCGCAGGCCACCAGCGTAGTCGCTTTCGATGCCGGGCATGAACCAATGAAGACGTTCAATCAAGCTGCCAATACGGGACATCTTCGTAAGGCCGATGACGTCGCTAAACGACGAGATGTCATTTCCGAGCAAATAGAGTTGGCCGCGGATCAGGTTGTTGAGCACCCATTCCGGAGGACCTGCATTGCGCTGGATCGGCTCGATGGCCTTGGCGAGGCCAAACGACGGCGGCACCGAGTTCCAAACGCGTGACTGAACAATTCGGTTCCTGTTGTTTACAGGATCGGCCAGCACAAGACTGAACCGCTGCCCCGCAGGCATGCAACGCGTAATGTCGAAGCTATCGCGTGTGATCCAAAGCAAAACCACGGCAATAATTATCGCCAATGCGGCGAGCGAACCCCGCCACGGGAATGCCGCGCCGGCACTGTGTCTGCGCCGCCGTTGAAGAGGGCGTCCCTGGCCCGAGTAATTGCGAACTACGTCTTCGCTCATCGGCTCTGCTTCCCAAATCCGTATTCGATCGGTTTGCCCAATTCGCCGGACGCGTCCGGAAACGCCACTCGCATACGCTTGGTCTTGGGCACAAAAACGACGCTATATCGCGTGTCCGTATTGCAGATCTGCTCCATGCCCGTGCTTCCTGGGTCCGCATCACGCAAATACGTGGCGATCTCGTCTCCATCGAGAATGCGTTCCGACTCCAGCAGAGTAGACAACCGCGCATAGCGCTTCGCCGCGGTCGGGTCCGCACCCGCTGTCGCGGGGTCCATTCCGAGTAACAGTCCATCGTACGGCTCGCGTATGGTAATGCTGGCTCCGAATTCGACCACGCACGCCTTACCCGACGCGTCGACAAGCATCACGTGGTACCCCCGGACGTGTACTGCGGCTTGAAGTGCGGCACTTGCCGCTGTCACGTCCGGTGCGGAAGCGAGCACCCCGCGCAACACAAATTCGACAGGCGGGCCATCGAGCGTAGGCTCGCCCAAGTGGTCTACGCGCTCGACACTTACCGCAAGTCCAGCCTCGTTCATGCCCGTGAAGACGCCCAAAGACCAGGGGAAGGCGACATATAGAAAACGAAGTCCGGCCGGCGGCCTCACATCGAATACGAACGGAGCCTCGGCACGCGTCCAGTCGAAGTTTCGCCCAGCCAGAATGTCGTCAGCCCCTGCCCGGTCTCCCACGGCAGCAAACATCGTGCAGAACGGCGACCGGTACATGGGAGCCCGGTCCGTCTTGGCCGCGAAAGTCGGTGCGCACTGTGTCAGCCAGACGGCATCGAATGGCATCCCTGCACCTTCCGCTACGCCCTCCATTTCCGCCAGCACGTCAGACGATAACCCTGCCAACATCGGGCGGGCTCCGATACCCAGACGCGGCAACGCCAACGGCGTCAGATTCATGAAGCGAGGAGCCATGCCCCAAAGGCCATCCTTGGGTATCCATTCTCCGCTGTCGCACGGTTTGACAACCGAATCTTGAAACGTCGCTTGTATCGCCTCGCGAAATGCAGCTCCCCTGCGGTATCCCGATTCGAAAGGATCGCCGGAGACGACGATGGGCGTTCCAGCGCTCATCTCCTCGAGCTTCCACGGCTCGATGACCGGCCGCTCCGGCATCGCCGTTCCACGCGTCATTAATGCGTCGAACTCGCGATAGAACCACGAATCGATTCGAGGACCGTAGAACGTCATCGCGCTTTCGTAGGTCAGCGTTGGGTACAGATCGCGGGGTACGAAATACATGAGGTAATCGTTCGCGAGCCCCACGGTGAATTGCGCCCTGTACCCGCGCTCCAGCGCCAATCTGCGCAACTCAAGACCAATCTCCACGCACGCTTCGCCAGGCACGAAACTAAGGAGAAGATCGCCGATTTCCAGCGTTCGCAATTGGGTTGTTGAAGGCACAAAATCGGAAGCGAGCGTGGGAGGGAGGTTCGGCGTAGATGATCCGACGTGAAGCTTTGCTTCGCCGCACGTGATAGTCCCCGCTACCTCCATTGCTTTGGCCGCCAATTGCGTGCCGATGGCTTCCGTCGCTTGCCATCCGGACTTGCCTTCGAGAGTCGCGGGCCGCTGGTTGCCCTCCGCGCCGTTCAAAAACATCGCGACACAACTGCCACCTGCTACGCGTTCCACCTCGTTGTAGTAGTAACCGGGATAGTCCGCGCTGATTGACATCATGTCCTCGCCGCTCACCGTTGTCGGGTGCGCGGCAAAATTCGTCGCCAACGCGATAATATTCCCATCCGAATCGTCCACTCGGATGACGCCAATCTGCGGGTCCGTCGGACCATTCTCAACACGGCGGTTAACGCTCAGGCCCGTTTGCGTCGTTACGCCGAACCCGATCGTCGCACGCTTGCGATTCGCAATAGCTTGATTCATCGCCTCCGCGAATCGCTGGGCCGTGGCCTCCAGCACCTCGGGCACGAAACGTCCCGAGACGCACCGCACGACCATGTTGCGGATCATGCCGCCTTGCGCGCTGTGGGTGTGCGTGGCCGTCAGGAGGATGTTCTCTTTCGGCACTTCCGCGGGCGCCAGCTCAAGCACGCGATCCCGCAGTTCCCTGCTGATCATGCACAGGTCCGAGTTTACGAGCAGGACGGGGGTTTCGTCATCGTCGAGAAACAGGCACCGTACCCACACCGGATCATGAACAGATAGTGCGCCACGCCCCAAGCGGTCGTAATAACCGTTGAGCGGTGTATCGAGCGGCGGAGTGATCTCCACCTTGGCGGCCCCCGCCTCCAAGGCCTGTACTTGAAGAACAGACAGGAGTCCCAGTAGTAGTGACAAAGAAATGCGTTGAAGCACGTTTATGCGCCTGTGAAGTTTGGGGGACGCTTCTCGATAAATGCCGCAACGCCCTCCGCGGCGTCGCGACTCGCGGCCGCTTCGGCGAATGCCTCGGCTTCCAGCGCCTTGCCCCTGTCGGGTTGAAGCGCGCGCTCGCGCACGGCCCGAAGTATTGCCCTTGTCGCCACGGCGGGTTTTCCTGCAAGCGCACCCGCCAGTTCACGGGCCGCATTGGCCAATTCCGGAAGCGGCACGACCTTCAGCACGAGACCGGAGGCAAGCGCTTCCTGTGCGTTGATCATGCGGCCAGTCAGCATCCAATCCAATGCGCGCGCCTCGCCGATGAGCCGCGGCAGCCGGTGGCATCCGCCCCATCCCGGTACGATGCCCAGATTGATTTCCGGCTGGCCGAACACGGCTGTGTCTGCCGCGAGTCGAAAATGGCACGCCAGAGTCAGTTCGCAACCGCCGCCCACGGCGATGCCGTTCACCGCGGCGATCACGGGCTTGGGACTGTTTTCGATGATGTCCATGGTCTTGAGGCCCGCGGGAAGCGGCTGCCCTTCGGCGAATGGGGCTCCCAGGGAACTCCCTAGACTGGGGATATCCGCGCCACCGCTAAAGAACTTGCCTTCGCCTCCCGTGATAAGGATGCATCGGACTTCCGCGTCCTCGATAAAGTTCTGCACCGCGGACCCGATTTCCGTCACCAATTCCAGCGAAAGCGCGTTCGCCTTGGGCCGGTTCAGTGTGATCGTTCCACAACCGCCGGCCTTGTCCGTGAGGATGAATTGATATGCCATGCTTGCATCTCCCGACCTGGATAGATGGAGAGTTTACCACAGCGCGAGGCGCTACCGTGAACGGGCTGCACGCGCGGGGCCGGCAAGCCCGATGGGTATCACTTGTTTTGCTTCGGGCCGAGAAGGTCTATCAACGCGTTGACGGGGGATTCCGCCGCACCGTCTTCACCGGAGCCGCCCAGGAGTCCGCTTTCATCGATGAGCTTCTGCATGATCTGCACCATGATTTCCTGCGAGGTCATGCCCTCGTTGTTCGGACCCGTAAAGCTCATCTCCATGCCATCGATCTTCTTCTCTTTCCCCGAACCGCCCAGAAGCGGGGAATTCATGGTCAGCGAACTGTCGTTGATGGCAACGCGCTCGATGCGCCAACGCTTTTCTCCGCGCTGCAATCCTCCACGTGGCCGCATGCCTTTGGGCATCGCTTGCTTCGCGTTATCCATCAGCTTCTTGAGATTGTTCCCCTGCAACGAGGTCTCCGCGTTGATGTGCGCGCCCTCCACCGAGATCAATCTCACGTCCGGCTGCTCGGACATCAATGAACGTATGTCCGCCTCAAGCTCCACGGTCCCCAAGGCAATCGCGTCGCCTTCCGAGAACCCGGATGGGTTTGCCAGCGTAACATCCTTTAGCGTAAGCCGCTGCTTTTCTCGATCCCAACGGATGCCGCCGACCGTGGCAGGCGCGCCCATTACCGAAGACACGATTCGTTCCACGCCCTCGGTTACGATTCGTTCGATGTTCTCGCCCGGAGCTTCCTGCCGCTGAAGTATTCCGCCCGACAATACGGCAACAACCACAAAACTGCACAGCATGTTCAAATCTCCCAACAACCGGGTCCACGCACGCAACGCGACCCGCCTAAACCGGTAGTCTGTATTATTCGCATTAAGTGACGAGCGCCTTACCGCGCCTATTCACTCCTAAGTAACGCGGCGCGCTTCCGGCCGTTTGACCTCTCCGGCAAACCCAACGCGTATTCGGCGTTGTACCGAGTGTCTCCGAAGTAGATCCCGCGAAACACTTGACGGTTCCTTCTCCGCCTCGTAATGTTACGTCGCACTGTGTACCCGTAGTCCGTTCCTTCTTGAGGAGAGTCCATGCACGAATCTGACTTTATGGCTGCAATCGTTCTGCTGTTCGGCACGGCACTCGTCGTTGCGTGGCTCTTTCGCATCCTCCGCGCACCCTCAATCATAGGCTTTCTCATCACCGGCCTCATAATGGGGCCATCGGGGCTTTACCTTTTCGACCCCT
The sequence above is drawn from the Candidatus Hydrogenedentota bacterium genome and encodes:
- a CDS encoding enoyl-CoA hydratase/isomerase family protein, whose protein sequence is MAYQFILTDKAGGCGTITLNRPKANALSLELVTEIGSAVQNFIEDAEVRCILITGGEGKFFSGGADIPSLGSSLGAPFAEGQPLPAGLKTMDIIENSPKPVIAAVNGIAVGGGCELTLACHFRLAADTAVFGQPEINLGIVPGWGGCHRLPRLIGEARALDWMLTGRMINAQEALASGLVLKVVPLPELANAARELAGALAGKPAVATRAILRAVRERALQPDRGKALEAEAFAEAAASRDAAEGVAAFIEKRPPNFTGA